A stretch of Lathyrus oleraceus cultivar Zhongwan6 chromosome 6, CAAS_Psat_ZW6_1.0, whole genome shotgun sequence DNA encodes these proteins:
- the LOC127098154 gene encoding protein CHUP1, chloroplastic isoform X2: protein MIARLGILVAASVAAYTFQQNVNGSKSERGEARIREHQDEGLEHKHSICSSNGVNRKEREEEDQEEEIEFPLLAGKTNEAMKDGEKESEMGKTGGELERLQNIVKELEEREANLESVLLEYYGLKEQVVETEELQRQLRIKTVEIDMLRMSVKSLQEENDKLRKEVTREALSNRELEAARNKIKELQTQLRVAANQTKDQLLLLKQKVSGLQMKEEEVARKDAEIEKKLKNANGLEIEVVELKRRNKELQHEKRELTVSLNAAESRIAEHSSLTENEMVTEAKTEVGRLRHANEDLQKQVEGLQMNRFSEVEELVYLRWVNACLRYELRNYKAPVGKSSACDLNNSLSPKSQEKAKQLMLEYAGSEREHCDTDLESNFSRGHSSPGSEDHDNESIDSPSYKFSNLSKKSSLIQKLKKWNKYKDYSSAISSPTRSLSIGSPCRVTTSYRPRNTLESLMLRSAHDAVTITTFGRKEHGPTRSPETPSLPSLRKVSSSDDILDSVSASFQLMSKSVDRSMDEKYPAYKDLHKLALAREKQLKEKAEKARVQKFGDNSNLDFTKAEQERPVSLQSKRFHVEIRPPRVPRPPPKPSDGAPVSNSYNGIPYAPSVPSPPSPPSLGSLPKGSLGDDKVKRAPELVEFYQSLMKREAKKDTSSLTSSTSNAADARNNMIGEIENRSSFLLAVKADVETQGDFVMSLATEVRAASFSKIEDVVAFVNWLDEELSFLIDERAVLKHFNWPESKADALREASFEYQDMMKLENQVSTFTDDPELLCNAALQKMYSLLEKLEQSVHAHLRTRDFSVSRYKEFGVPVNWLFDSGVVGKIKLSSVQLANKYMKRIASELVILSGPDTEPRREFLILQGVRFAFRVHQFAGGFDIESMKTFEELRNNIHAQADEHDNKSETKT from the exons ATGATAGCTAGGTTAGGAATCCTTGTAGCTGCTTCTGTTGCAGCCTATACATTTCAGCAGAATGTGAATGGATCAAAATCAG AACGCGGTGAAGCAAGGATTAGGGAGCATCAAGACGAGGGCTTAGAACATAAGCATTCTATTTGTTCTTCTAATGGTGTCAACCGGAAAGAG AGGGAAGAAGAAGATCAAGAAGAGGAG ATTGAGTTTCCGTTACTCGCTGGCAAGACCAACGAGGCCATGAAAGACGGAGAAAAGGAATCCGAAATGGGAAAAACCGGTGGTGAATTAGAACGGTTGCAAAATATAGTCAAGGAACTTGAGGAGAGGGAAGCGAATCTTGAAAGTGTGTTGCTTGAGTATTACGGTTTGAAGGAGCAAGTCGTAGAAACCGAAGAGTTACAGAGACAGTTGAGAATTAAAACTGTAGAAATCGATATGCTTCGTATGAGCGTTAAGTCCTTGCAGGAAGAGAACGATAAACTTCGAAAAGAGGTCACACGTGAAGCTTTATCAAATAGAGAACTTGAGGCTGCTAGAAACAAGATCAAGGAGCTGCAAACGCAGTTACGCGTCGCTGCTAACCAGACAAAAGACCAGTTGTTGTTGCTTAAACAAAAAGTTTCTGGTCTACAAATGAAAGAAGAAGAGGTTGCGAGAAAAGATGCTGAGATCGAAAAGAAACTGAAAAATGCAAATGGGTTAGAGATTGAAGTTGTGGAGCTTAAGAGAAGAAACAAAGAGCTTCAACACGAGAAGCGAGAATTAACTGTTAGTCTTAATGCTGCTGAGTCTAGAATTGCAGAACACTCCAGTTTGACTGAG AATGAAATGGTTACCGAGGCGAAAACCGAAGTTGGTAGGTTAAGGCATGCAAATGAAGACCTGCAAAAGCAAGTGGAAGGACTCCAGATGAATAGGTTCAGTGAAGTTGAAGAGCTTGTATACCTTCGTTGGGTCAATGCGTGCTTGAGATATGAACTCAGGAATTACAAGGCACCCGTAGGAAAATCATCGGCGTGTGATCTAAATAACAGTCTCAGCCCAAAATCACAAGAGAAGGCTAAACAGCTAATGCTTGAATATGCCGGATCAGAGCGCGAGCATTGTGATACTGATCTTGAAAGCAACTTCTCCCGTGGTCACTCTTCACCGGGCAGTGAGGATCATGACAATGAATCTATCGATAGTCCTTCTTACAAATTCAGCAATCTTAGCAAGAAATCTAGCTTAATCCAAAAGTTGAAGAAATGGAATAAATACAAAGATTATTCAAGTGCTATTTCATCACCAACTAGATCTCTTTCAATAGGCTCTCCTTGCAGGGTGACTACGAGCTATAGACCGAGGAATACACTCGAATCCTTGATGCTAAGGAGCGCTCATGATGCGGTAACGATCACTACTTTCGGGAGGAAGGAACACGGACCTACTCGTTCTCCTGAAACTCCATCTCTTCCAAGCTTGAGAAAGGTTTCATCGAGTGATGACATCCTGGATTCTGTTTCGGCTTCATTTCAATTGATGTCTAAGTCGGTTGACAGGTCTATGGATGAAAAATATCCTGCATATAAAGACCTCCATAAATTGGCATTGGCAAGGGAGAAGCAACTCAAGGAAAAGGCTGAGAAAGCAAGAGTGCAGAAGTTTGGTGACAATTCAAATCTTGATTTCACCAAGGCCGAACAAGAGAGACCAGTATCCTTGCAATCGAAACGTTTCCACGTTGAGATTAGGCCTCCAAGGGTGCCTCGACCACCTCCTAAACCATCTGACGGTGCTCCTGTTTCAAATTCTTACAATGGAATACCATATGCACCATCCGTGCCTTCTCCACCTTCGCCGCCATCACTAGGAAGTCTACCTAAAGGATCATTAGGCGATGATAAAGTTAAAAGGGCTCCCGAGCTTGTTGAATTTTATCAATCTTTGATGAAACGAGAAGCAAAGAAGGACACCTCATCACTTACTTCTTCGACAAGTAATGCAGCTGATGCCAGGAACAACATGATTGGAGAAATTGAGAATCGATCATCATTTCTCTTAGCT GTGAAAGCTGATGTAGAAACACAAGGTGATTTTGTCATGTCCTTGGCAACTGAAGTTCGAGCAGCCTCGTTTTCTAAGATTGAAGATGTAGTTGCTTTTGTGAACTGGCTAGATGAGGAACTCTCATTCCTG ATTGATGAACGAGCTGTTCTCAAGCACTTCAATTGGCCTGAAAGTAAAGCAGATGCACTACGGGAAGCGTCTTTTGAATATCAAGATATGATGAAATTAGAGAATCAAGTCTCCACCTTCACCGATGATCCAGAACTCCTTTGCAACGCTGCTTTGCAGAAAATGTActcattacttgaaaa ATTAGAGCAAAGTGTACACGCACACTTACGGACTAGAGATTTTTCCGTTTCACGGTACAAGGAGTTTGGAGTACCGGTAAATTGGCTATTCGATTCGGGAGTTGTTGGCAAG ATCAAGCTTTCTTCTGTTCAACTGGCAAACAAGTATATGAAGCGCATTGCATCAGAGCTTGTTATACTATCCGGACCTGATACGGAACCGAGAAGAGAGTTTTTAATTCTGCAAGGTGTGCGGTTTGCTTTCCGTGTTCATCAG TTTGCAGGAGGGTTTGACATTGAGAGCATGAAGACTTTTGAAGAACTAAGAAACAACATTCATGCTCAAGCAGATGAACATGATAATAAATCAGAAACAAAGACATAG
- the LOC127098154 gene encoding protein CHUP1, chloroplastic isoform X1, whose translation MIARLGILVAASVAAYTFQQNVNGSKSERGEARIREHQDEGLEHKHSICSSNGVNRKEREEEDQEEEVKLIRSIINLANDFDDDILFEFESLLSDQIEFPLLAGKTNEAMKDGEKESEMGKTGGELERLQNIVKELEEREANLESVLLEYYGLKEQVVETEELQRQLRIKTVEIDMLRMSVKSLQEENDKLRKEVTREALSNRELEAARNKIKELQTQLRVAANQTKDQLLLLKQKVSGLQMKEEEVARKDAEIEKKLKNANGLEIEVVELKRRNKELQHEKRELTVSLNAAESRIAEHSSLTENEMVTEAKTEVGRLRHANEDLQKQVEGLQMNRFSEVEELVYLRWVNACLRYELRNYKAPVGKSSACDLNNSLSPKSQEKAKQLMLEYAGSEREHCDTDLESNFSRGHSSPGSEDHDNESIDSPSYKFSNLSKKSSLIQKLKKWNKYKDYSSAISSPTRSLSIGSPCRVTTSYRPRNTLESLMLRSAHDAVTITTFGRKEHGPTRSPETPSLPSLRKVSSSDDILDSVSASFQLMSKSVDRSMDEKYPAYKDLHKLALAREKQLKEKAEKARVQKFGDNSNLDFTKAEQERPVSLQSKRFHVEIRPPRVPRPPPKPSDGAPVSNSYNGIPYAPSVPSPPSPPSLGSLPKGSLGDDKVKRAPELVEFYQSLMKREAKKDTSSLTSSTSNAADARNNMIGEIENRSSFLLAVKADVETQGDFVMSLATEVRAASFSKIEDVVAFVNWLDEELSFLIDERAVLKHFNWPESKADALREASFEYQDMMKLENQVSTFTDDPELLCNAALQKMYSLLEKLEQSVHAHLRTRDFSVSRYKEFGVPVNWLFDSGVVGKIKLSSVQLANKYMKRIASELVILSGPDTEPRREFLILQGVRFAFRVHQFAGGFDIESMKTFEELRNNIHAQADEHDNKSETKT comes from the exons ATGATAGCTAGGTTAGGAATCCTTGTAGCTGCTTCTGTTGCAGCCTATACATTTCAGCAGAATGTGAATGGATCAAAATCAG AACGCGGTGAAGCAAGGATTAGGGAGCATCAAGACGAGGGCTTAGAACATAAGCATTCTATTTGTTCTTCTAATGGTGTCAACCGGAAAGAG AGGGAAGAAGAAGATCAAGAAGAGGAGGTTAAGTTAATTAGAAGCATAATCAATCTTGCTAATGATTTTGACGATGATATTCTATTTGAATTTGAAAGCCTTCTATCTGATCAGATTGAGTTTCCGTTACTCGCTGGCAAGACCAACGAGGCCATGAAAGACGGAGAAAAGGAATCCGAAATGGGAAAAACCGGTGGTGAATTAGAACGGTTGCAAAATATAGTCAAGGAACTTGAGGAGAGGGAAGCGAATCTTGAAAGTGTGTTGCTTGAGTATTACGGTTTGAAGGAGCAAGTCGTAGAAACCGAAGAGTTACAGAGACAGTTGAGAATTAAAACTGTAGAAATCGATATGCTTCGTATGAGCGTTAAGTCCTTGCAGGAAGAGAACGATAAACTTCGAAAAGAGGTCACACGTGAAGCTTTATCAAATAGAGAACTTGAGGCTGCTAGAAACAAGATCAAGGAGCTGCAAACGCAGTTACGCGTCGCTGCTAACCAGACAAAAGACCAGTTGTTGTTGCTTAAACAAAAAGTTTCTGGTCTACAAATGAAAGAAGAAGAGGTTGCGAGAAAAGATGCTGAGATCGAAAAGAAACTGAAAAATGCAAATGGGTTAGAGATTGAAGTTGTGGAGCTTAAGAGAAGAAACAAAGAGCTTCAACACGAGAAGCGAGAATTAACTGTTAGTCTTAATGCTGCTGAGTCTAGAATTGCAGAACACTCCAGTTTGACTGAG AATGAAATGGTTACCGAGGCGAAAACCGAAGTTGGTAGGTTAAGGCATGCAAATGAAGACCTGCAAAAGCAAGTGGAAGGACTCCAGATGAATAGGTTCAGTGAAGTTGAAGAGCTTGTATACCTTCGTTGGGTCAATGCGTGCTTGAGATATGAACTCAGGAATTACAAGGCACCCGTAGGAAAATCATCGGCGTGTGATCTAAATAACAGTCTCAGCCCAAAATCACAAGAGAAGGCTAAACAGCTAATGCTTGAATATGCCGGATCAGAGCGCGAGCATTGTGATACTGATCTTGAAAGCAACTTCTCCCGTGGTCACTCTTCACCGGGCAGTGAGGATCATGACAATGAATCTATCGATAGTCCTTCTTACAAATTCAGCAATCTTAGCAAGAAATCTAGCTTAATCCAAAAGTTGAAGAAATGGAATAAATACAAAGATTATTCAAGTGCTATTTCATCACCAACTAGATCTCTTTCAATAGGCTCTCCTTGCAGGGTGACTACGAGCTATAGACCGAGGAATACACTCGAATCCTTGATGCTAAGGAGCGCTCATGATGCGGTAACGATCACTACTTTCGGGAGGAAGGAACACGGACCTACTCGTTCTCCTGAAACTCCATCTCTTCCAAGCTTGAGAAAGGTTTCATCGAGTGATGACATCCTGGATTCTGTTTCGGCTTCATTTCAATTGATGTCTAAGTCGGTTGACAGGTCTATGGATGAAAAATATCCTGCATATAAAGACCTCCATAAATTGGCATTGGCAAGGGAGAAGCAACTCAAGGAAAAGGCTGAGAAAGCAAGAGTGCAGAAGTTTGGTGACAATTCAAATCTTGATTTCACCAAGGCCGAACAAGAGAGACCAGTATCCTTGCAATCGAAACGTTTCCACGTTGAGATTAGGCCTCCAAGGGTGCCTCGACCACCTCCTAAACCATCTGACGGTGCTCCTGTTTCAAATTCTTACAATGGAATACCATATGCACCATCCGTGCCTTCTCCACCTTCGCCGCCATCACTAGGAAGTCTACCTAAAGGATCATTAGGCGATGATAAAGTTAAAAGGGCTCCCGAGCTTGTTGAATTTTATCAATCTTTGATGAAACGAGAAGCAAAGAAGGACACCTCATCACTTACTTCTTCGACAAGTAATGCAGCTGATGCCAGGAACAACATGATTGGAGAAATTGAGAATCGATCATCATTTCTCTTAGCT GTGAAAGCTGATGTAGAAACACAAGGTGATTTTGTCATGTCCTTGGCAACTGAAGTTCGAGCAGCCTCGTTTTCTAAGATTGAAGATGTAGTTGCTTTTGTGAACTGGCTAGATGAGGAACTCTCATTCCTG ATTGATGAACGAGCTGTTCTCAAGCACTTCAATTGGCCTGAAAGTAAAGCAGATGCACTACGGGAAGCGTCTTTTGAATATCAAGATATGATGAAATTAGAGAATCAAGTCTCCACCTTCACCGATGATCCAGAACTCCTTTGCAACGCTGCTTTGCAGAAAATGTActcattacttgaaaa ATTAGAGCAAAGTGTACACGCACACTTACGGACTAGAGATTTTTCCGTTTCACGGTACAAGGAGTTTGGAGTACCGGTAAATTGGCTATTCGATTCGGGAGTTGTTGGCAAG ATCAAGCTTTCTTCTGTTCAACTGGCAAACAAGTATATGAAGCGCATTGCATCAGAGCTTGTTATACTATCCGGACCTGATACGGAACCGAGAAGAGAGTTTTTAATTCTGCAAGGTGTGCGGTTTGCTTTCCGTGTTCATCAG TTTGCAGGAGGGTTTGACATTGAGAGCATGAAGACTTTTGAAGAACTAAGAAACAACATTCATGCTCAAGCAGATGAACATGATAATAAATCAGAAACAAAGACATAG